The Candidatus Hydrogenedentota bacterium genome contains the following window.
GGAGGGCACCGGTTTCTAATTTGTCGTGGTTGCCCAGGCAGGCGACGGTTCCATAGCGCGTATGGATAGTTTTGAGAATGCCGGGAAGTTGGTCGGGGAGATGGTCATCGTTGCCGTAATAGCCCCAACGATAATCGCCGGTGAGTACACATAGATCCACGTCCACGTCCTTCACGAGTGTAGCAATCTTTTTTGCTAAGTCCGGGAAACGGGCGGGTAAATGCAAATCGGAAATGTGTAAGATACGAAATTTGGAGAGACCTGCGGGTAAGACATCGAAAAAGAGATCTTGTTTCACAAGCTGCAGGTTCAAGGCGTTTCGGTTGCCCCGTTTATAGAGCCCGATTGCGCTGAGCCCCCAGCGAAGCAGCGTCATGAGGAACCCTCGAAACCAAGTGACAGGTGCTGTTTCCGAGGCGACTTTCTGGGCGCGGCGATAGTGTTCTTCAAGCTTCACGCGTTTAACGCCCTGCGCCCCTGACCGTTCCATGAGAGGCGGCCGTGCCAGGAGTTGCGCCGTATGCAAACCACCGCCGGCTATGGCGCTGTTTTGTTGGTTCTTTGCTATGGTCTGTGCATCTGATGGGCTCATGTTTGCCTTCTTTTGTCTCTCGTGACTTCCCGCTCAAGCCATGCTTATCCCTGCCCTGTTCAGCAGGAATTGTATACGCTTCCCCTGACCCAATTCCAACACCGGACCCGAAAGTTCACTGGATAAGGGATGTGCTGCCTCTTGCAGCATGGCGCGAATTCTTTTATACTGTCGCCTGTAGTCCATGCTTCGGGACCGGGGATCACCCCATTGCTTTATCTTGATATTTGTGGAGGAACCATGCGTTTATTATCTGTCAGCTATCCCGATCCTGCGCGCAATCTTGCCCTCGACGAACTGTTGCTGGAAGGCGTGGCAGATTCGTCTATGACGGATACACTGCGCTTTTGGGAGTGTCCCATCCCTTTTATCGCCATCGGCTCCAGTCAGTCTGTGGCGGAAGTAGTCGATGAAGCGGCGTGTCAGCGTGATGGCGTGCCAATCTTGCGGCGCTGTTCAGCAGGCGGCGCCGTGTTGCAAGGACCGGGTTCCTTCAATTTCGCTTTTGCCCTTTCCTATGAGCGTTATCCGGAAACGGCGGCGCTCCACGGCTCCTATGCCTTTTTGCTGGATAAGGTGGCGCAGGCTTTAAAGCTGCTCGGTATTGACGCGGTGCGGCAAGGTGTTTCCGACTTGGCAGTAGAGGGCATGAAATGTTCTGGCAATGCCCAGCGCCGTAAACGGAACGCCTGTCTGCACCATGGCTCACTCTTATATCAGGTGTCTATGGAAGCGATGGAACGCTATCTGCCGGAACCCTGGGATCGTCCGGAATATCGAGGCGCCCGTGTGCACAAGGAATTTGTTCGTCCTGTGTCGGTGACGCCCGCCCTGCTTGCCGATGCTTTGCGCCGTGTCTTTTGTCCGGCTGCGTCGCCGTCGCAGCTGTCGGCGGCGGAAGAGCAAGAGGTCAGTCAACTTGCCCGCGAGAAGTACAGCGCCCGTGCGTGGAATTATCGGCGTTAAGCTTCGTTGCCGCCCAGCTTTATTCCATGGGATAACGGAGTCCCCACTGCGCCCGTGCTTGGTCCATGAGCTCCATGAGCGCGATACTTTCGTCGAGGGGCATGCGTGGGCATTCTTTTTGACCGTCCCGTAGGCAGTCCATCACCGCTTCCGCTTCGTA
Protein-coding sequences here:
- a CDS encoding metallophosphoesterase, coding for MSPSDAQTIAKNQQNSAIAGGGLHTAQLLARPPLMERSGAQGVKRVKLEEHYRRAQKVASETAPVTWFRGFLMTLLRWGLSAIGLYKRGNRNALNLQLVKQDLFFDVLPAGLSKFRILHISDLHLPARFPDLAKKIATLVKDVDVDLCVLTGDYRWGYYGNDDHLPDQLPGILKTIHTRYGTVACLGNHDKLETGALLEKMQIPVLYNEGFAITHNDSSLWVCGIDDPHIFNVDRIDQAVEDAPKDAFILMLAHSPERIAEAEEAGVSLYLTGHTHGGQIRLPLIGALSKNAACTQEQVAGPWQHKTMQGYTSCGIGTTDLPVRYLCPPEAVIITLHQKTSN
- a CDS encoding lipoate--protein ligase family protein, with the translated sequence MRLLSVSYPDPARNLALDELLLEGVADSSMTDTLRFWECPIPFIAIGSSQSVAEVVDEAACQRDGVPILRRCSAGGAVLQGPGSFNFAFALSYERYPETAALHGSYAFLLDKVAQALKLLGIDAVRQGVSDLAVEGMKCSGNAQRRKRNACLHHGSLLYQVSMEAMERYLPEPWDRPEYRGARVHKEFVRPVSVTPALLADALRRVFCPAASPSQLSAAEEQEVSQLAREKYSARAWNYRR